From Desulfovibrio desulfuricans:
GGCTCCATTGCAAAGAGTTATGCCACGCTCACAGCCTGCGCCCTTGCTTGCGGGCATGCGCTCGCTGTGGCATAAAGAGACATGAGCGTAAAATCATCCCCACAGGCAACGGCCCGGAACGTTCTTGCCGCCCTGCAAAAACGCTATCCACACCCGCGCACTCATCTGGACGCCCAAAATGCATGGGAACTGCTGGTAGCCACAGTGCTGGCGGCGCAGTGCACAGATGCCAGGGTGAATACTGTTACGCCGGAGCTGTTCCGCCGCTGGCCCACCCCTGCCGCTCTGGCAGAGGCCCCGCTGGAAGAACTGGAAAGCGTTATCCGGCCCACAGGATTTTTTCACAGCAAGGCCAAAAACCTGTTGGGCGCGGCGCGGCGCGTGCGTGATGTTTTTGACGGGCAGATTCCCAAAAGCATTGAAGACCTCGTCACCATCCCCGGCGTTGCCCGCAAAACAGCCAATGTGGTGCTGTTTGGCGCATACGGCATCAACGAGGGCCTTGCGGTTGATACGCATGTGAAGCGCATCGCCTACCGCCTGGGGCTGACGGACGAAACCGATCCCATACCGATTGAGCGCGACCTCATGAAACTTTTTCCGCGCGAGGAATGGGGCGACGTGAACCACCGCATGGTCTGGTTTGGGCGCGAAGTGTGCGATGCGCGCAAACCCCTGTGCGACACATGCGAAATGTTGAGCTTCTGCCCCCGGCGCGAACCGCCCAAGGCCGCCAAGCCCGCGAAGGGGCGCAAATAGGTTTTTGAACATAGGCCTTAAGGGAATACATATCCTGCCGATACATCTCAACAGCAGTTCCCGTAAACGGAGCACACGATATCGGTGGAAAGCCACGCCTTCCGCAGCACAGGATGGAAAGCCATGTCGCAAAACAGCTTGCTGAACGTTAGCAATAACGAACTTGAAATTATTGAATTTATCATTGATGAAAAGCAGCCGGACGGCAAGGTTTACAGCGGGCATTACGGCATCAACGTTGCCAAGGTGCTTGAAATCATCCGCCTGCCCAATATCACCAGTGTGCCCAGCAAGTGCGACCCTTCAGTACTTGGCACGTTCAATCTGCGCGGCAGGGTGCTGCCCATATTGAACCTTGCCGCATGGCTGGGCAAAGAAATGGCCACGGAAGAAAACACCAAGGTCATTGTCACCGAATTCAGCGGCGTGCAGGCGGCGTTTATGGTCTCCTCCGTCA
This genomic window contains:
- the nth gene encoding endonuclease III — protein: MSVKSSPQATARNVLAALQKRYPHPRTHLDAQNAWELLVATVLAAQCTDARVNTVTPELFRRWPTPAALAEAPLEELESVIRPTGFFHSKAKNLLGAARRVRDVFDGQIPKSIEDLVTIPGVARKTANVVLFGAYGINEGLAVDTHVKRIAYRLGLTDETDPIPIERDLMKLFPREEWGDVNHRMVWFGREVCDARKPLCDTCEMLSFCPRREPPKAAKPAKGRK